A stretch of the Rutidosis leptorrhynchoides isolate AG116_Rl617_1_P2 unplaced genomic scaffold, CSIRO_AGI_Rlap_v1 contig80, whole genome shotgun sequence genome encodes the following:
- the LOC139885136 gene encoding agamous-like MADS-box protein AGL12 — translation MTRGKVQLKRVENPVHRQVTFCKRRAGLLKKAKELSVLCDAEIGLIIFSPHGKLYELATKGSMQGLMERYTKFTSTPAAQPTDQAINFHTDEEQYDQKEEIGALRQEIETLQKGFRYMFGGGSGQMKLDELKVLEKHLEFWIYRIRSAKMDNLFQEIQLLRNKEGILSAANKQLQDK, via the exons ATGACTCGAGGAAAGGTTCAATTGAAGAGAGTCGAGAATCCGGTGCACAGGCAGGTGACGTTCTGTAAGCGTCGAGCCGGACTTCTTAAGAAGGCCAAGGAGCTCTCCGTGCTCTGCGATGCTGAGATCGGTCTCATCATTTTCTCTCCTCATGGGAAGCTCTATGAACTCGCCACCAAAGG AAGCATGCAAGGGCTTATGGAGAGGTACACCAAGTTCACCAGTACTCCTGCTGCTCAGCCGACTGACCAAGCCATCAATTTCCACACTGATGAAGAACAATAT GATCAAAAAGAGGAGATCGGTGCACTGAGGCAGGAGATAGAAACACTTCAAAAAGGTTTCAG GTACATGTTTGGAGGAGGATCTGGCCAGATGAAATTAGATGAGTTGAAAGTTCTTGAAAAGCATCTTGAATTTTGGATTTATCGCATTCGTTCAGCAAAG ATGGACAACCTATTTCAAGAGATACAACTGCTGAGGAATAAG